The Oryza glaberrima chromosome 5, OglaRS2, whole genome shotgun sequence DNA segment aagggaaaagcggaacaggcctccgcacttataacctttaccaataaaatatccatgtttagacacgactactttattagactcaaaaaccaacttaaatccgtctctagtcagacgggagccactaacaagattcctgtcgaaagaagggacatgctgcacattcttcagctgcacgatctttccgaagtaaacttcagatctaccgtgccaacaccatgaacagaagcatgtgacccattccccattaggatggtggaaccccgtgcgacctgataagaagaaaacaataagatgtcagcacaaatatgtacattggcccctgtatcaacccaccaattagtagactgattaactgaaaaaacagtaggtaaattaccatacccgcttccatctccagtattgccaatggtcacattagcagacttagaggtttaccctgcaggtgccttcatccccttgcgttgtggacacttcctggccagatggccaggttgaccatacacaaagcaagtcctctcatcctgattaggattgttgttgttgttcttcttcttgaagttggcggtctgctgagctttgtatttccccttgctcttgttctgcgccttgtgcacaacattggcagtggactgcccaccatcgcccttagacgcggcatctttttcccgagctttctcctcaacatcaagagacgctatcaacccctcaacggagtattcctgtctcttgtgtttgagtgcagtaccgaaacctctccaagatggaggtagtttcgcaataatgcaccaggccacaaatttgtcgggtaagacacacttaaggagttcgagttccttagccatggtttgtatctcatgagcctgttcgactacagaacggttgtcagccatcttgtagtcatgaaactgctccatgatatacagattattgctagcatcagtagcaccaaatttagtattcagtgcatcccacaactccctagcttcggtcatatgcatatacacctcgaccagacgatcgccaagcacgctaagaatgcatcccacaaagagagtagtggcctcatcGAAATCTTTCTGCTGATCAGCATTAAGAACGCCCATAGGCTTGCCAGTACTCACTCAGAAgtatttcatagctgtcagccgcagagtgaccctgatctgccatctcttaaagtgcacaccgaTAAATTTATCCGGCTttagtgcatcggcaaaaccagccatagtaaaatcacaacgcctataataaggttttttggattgttgagactATAGGCATaaaatgatttaatatattccataaataaatcatgacattacagatgtatactagcattaacgcattattagatctacacatctaaactaagcagtaaaacatgaatagatcaaatatacgcaacatgtcgaacacgtaccgaggtggcggtaAGACCGGTTGATCGGCAGGAAcaactcgcggttgcgagcgtcgacgaaggcgcgcagcacgcgaggcagagaggaaggcgagccgtcgtggacgaacagggagcagtcgcgcgaagcgcttcccaaaaacgttattgccgccttctcccgatgcaggacgtcgaaggcagaggttccggagacctgctctcccgatcgccggtgcacacTAGcaagcgggatggagtagtccaCGAGTGACGGCGCAACACAGAGGAAGAGgcaaccctagattgatttcgcatgtgttgcgtgaaggcgacggcacggtttatatagagataggtcgcttgatcagggcgcccgcacgatctccactctgcGTAACCGACCCAGATAAGTTGTGCGTAACTTATCtagactccacgccgttttcacgcaccagATTTTTCGGAATCTttccaacaacaaaacaaatccgaattttcctgcagcaaaacaaaactgcaaaaggaggctacgtcgtgcacgcgccgcCTGCCATGCCAGGCGAGTGAGCGCACGCGTGTGTTCTCCCTCttttctccaccacacatgcttcaagtggttGGTAGGGCATCCTCTCTTTttaggaggtccccctctcctagaataagcaatgtggtactaaactccacatgcatgccatcccatgaggtagacctttgtgattttccaaagaattaatcttcgaatgggccttagcccatctattaattccaacaagaCCAGTCAATTTGTtatctttatatatttttttacgatCTTTACCGCTCACACCACTTTTGTCCTTCCTGTATACGAAAAGACAAATCCAGTCAATAGTAGTGCAAAAGTTTAAGTGAGACACACTACTGTCTCATCCATTCATTCCGTTAACAATTATATACCGTAACAAATACAACCAGCTTGCTCAACACCATACATTGATCAATAAAATGGCCAACTGTGCCAAAGAAgcgttatgaaaaaaaaatattaaatctcATGTCATCAACAGTTCACAGAAGAAATTAACCGCATGCTTTAAAGGTCAACCACTACGAGAATAGTTCATGACAAGAAATTGAGTGGATGAAACACACGTGAACTTGGACGAGCtaggcagctagctagccaagctagcttagctagcaacGGGGCCAGCGGCCAAGCTAGGCGACTTAGTACATAGGGTTGGATACTTGAAGTTGCGGCAGCCTTCTGGTGATTCAAGGATGTCGCTCCACTGGTCACCGATATTGTTAATGATAACATACCTTGAACGATTGAGTTGAGGTCTGGAGGACAACCGGTTGGAGCAGTAGCTTCTCCCAGCAGTAGTATAGCCCTGAGTAGTAGCCCTGCTGGAGGAGATTTGtgggtggtgacagccctccgGTCCTCGATGCAATCGGTTAGAAACATCGGCTTGGTGCCGAGCTGGAACTGTCGTTGATAGAGTCATAACATTCCCTGCAGTGCTGGTGAGCTTGCCCCAGCCACATACTAAAGGAAGCTGGCTGAACTCTAAAAAGGGCAATGGTAACTCGGTCTCTAAAAAATCTTGTCATAgagatgaatctggacatagtgCATTTCCATATTCATCTCCACGATTTGATTCTTTTTAGACAGAAGTAGTTGCTAACTAGTACGACatattatattgtttttttattatatgaaGGACATGAGCATACATACACAAGTATGTATGTACACAAGTATGTATGTGCATTACCCTGACACATCCATGAGAGTGATGGAGACTAGCTGCAAGTCACTGACCCATTAAATTTGTACTGAATGCATACTCACGTGTGTAATATTCGTAGGCAACATAAAACTACATCATGATTGGTCGAGTCATGCATTCACGACTCTACCATCATAGTACCAATGTTTTCCCGTATGAGTCACTACTGCTCATATTTTGGgtattaaaaatctaattatatagtatatatatgttggttaTATTTGAGTATTAACTATAGCTCCTTTGGTAGAAATAGAGTTCATACATAATTACAATTTGTTAGGTGTTATTTGGAATTAAATGAATATGATTGTAAAATAAGAGTCCAAGGTACTCATTTATATTTACTTATGGGTGTAATTccaaatttatatattattaatttatttagaGGGGggaattattaaattttatgcatgataaaaaaaatagtgttaaCAACTAAATTTGGTAGTAGCTAGGTTAGATTTAGAACAAAACAGAGCCTTCCAATGAAGGTTGTTCGGACCGCTATTATTTGATCAGTCTGACCAGGAGGTAGACTGTGGTTGGGTCACCTTTGTCCTAGCGGTCGAACCGGCAGCAACGTGTCCGAGTCCAATTAAGGCATTTTGTGAGTTTTTCTTGCTATGGTACTACATTTTCTGAGTCTTAATTAATAAGGAGAAATCACTCTGGAGGTAAGACTAACCTCTTTATAAGAGCCATGGTTGATTTGATTCTGACCCGAGACCCCTCAATCAATCGAATTGTTCTTTCGCCTTTACATTTTAgtcatgttttctattttatcttttCGTCCATCTTTATTGAATTAGCCGTAAATTGTTCATATTCAACACGAAAGTGCGATACAATTAATTTGTATGTTTGTCCTGTAAACCTTCTAATTCGCCCACAAAACAGGTGTTTACCCGTATATTCATCTAAATTGGCCTTGCGTCTGATTTGATCTCTACATTAGCTCCACTATCTGGTTTAATCTCTAAAAACCATTTTGGTTAGGAGCTTTTGTAGATCAAGATAGTTGTTGGTGACTTGGTTAACACTTTTAAATCTTTAGGCACGTCCATGAATGGTAGATTAAAAAGACGTCATCATGACCATAAAGATAAAAGATTAATATTATgtgttttacgcaaaacgatatggtattaacgtatgattaattgagttttagttattacaaacttgaaaagtagattaatctgatattctagagcaacttttatatagaaagttttcacacaaaacgtgccgtttagcagtttgaaaagcgtgtcacgaatatccaaaattttattcacTGTTTGTAGTGGAAACGTACGGAGTGTTCGAGTAACGGTCGCCGGTCATGTGTAGTCGGCGACGTATTTGGCGCGATCCGTCGGAAACGTCTTCCAGTCGATGATGTTgtgcgcctccaccgccgtcttCACGCTGCCTCAGTGTATGGCAGCGGCTTCGGCTCCTGGCTGCTGCAGAAGCAGgagccgccgttgccgctgctGACAGCGTGAGCAGAGGAGTAACCTCGGCGTCGCCATTATTAATTGTTGCCGTCGATCACCTGCTCTTGAGCTATGAGCTGCTGTAGAGGGGAGATCGATATATGTGCGATATAGCTGCTGTGTGTGTGGATCGCTTCACGGAGAACCGTTCGTGGATGGAGGTGCGACGTCGTACGTGCGAGCTCACCATTTTACCGGCGGTCTCCTCGTGCTCGCCGACGGACTTGGCGTAAGTAGCGGGATACGATCCCGTCGGATCACGACCGGTGATCGAGTGATCGACACACGGATCAAGTGTTAGAAATGATGTTGTTGTTGTAATTAACATAGCTGGTTGCATTGGAGGGTGGCGGTTGACTCCGGGGTCAAGTGCTAGAAATAATGTGTTTGTTGTAATTAATATGTAGCTGATTGCATAGTGGACTAGTACGGACGACCTTCGTTTTGAAaacaagtttatttttaatttttatataccgaatataaaaatatgcatctgtcccaaaataaattctctttaaaataaaaatctggACATAGGCCTATGCTTATACgtgtataaaaataaaattattttataaactaggaagAAAACCCGCGCAGATACGCGGGCATCTGATTtattcttttataaaaataatgctTAAAGAAGTAATATATCACCATTTCTACTCCGTGAAATAGATTGTAtactttaatatatttaaatgatAAGGATGTCTCCtagattaaataaaatcattttgcCCTGATTACATATAAATGTTCTTACGCCCTGTTCTATACTCCAACTGCAAACTTCAACTTTCTCGTTCTTCAttagcacgctttttaaattgctaaatggtatatttttgcaaaaatattttatatagaagttgtttaaagaaaatcaaaatttcaagTATACAATAATTAATATCTAATTAATCACGTGGTAATGAGCTTTCTATACCTAATCACTtcaactaattacatatgtaccTATTCATGGATGATACTACATATGTACCAAGAAAATAAGCCTAATACATCATTAAAACACTCATATCCATTACGTAAGTGTTTCATGCCTCACCTATTTTcaaatccatatataaatattgtaaaaatacCACATGTACAAATTAATGGGACAACATCATTAAAGCTAAACATAGATGCCTCTCTAATGGGTGAACATGGATGTGatcaaaataatattttttaaaaaggtttCGAGTATATTTGTGGTATAGAGTAGACACCATTTGTTTATCGTGTTAATCATTAATACTCAAATGGTTATGGTATAGATAGGATACTCTAATTTGAAAATGAGCGAGGTTATCATTCGATggtactaaaaaaattataactaaaAAATTATAACTAAATAGACATACTACCATGATAAATTCTAGGGCAccatattattatttatattttgataaatatctCTAGTTTAACCCTTGGTTTATTTTCAACacctattgttttttttactgggTTTCAACACCTATTGTTGATAATCACATGAGACACCTTTACTAATttgaaaaacatatttatttttaaacttaTTAACAATAACTAATTTGTTGGAGAATATTTATAGTCACGTCGGTGAGGTATGTGACATACATCCATCAATATGCCTGAAATGTTGAAATTCTTTAACCATAAGAAAATATAACATGAGTAGTTCATTGGACATGTTATttgattgttcatttgttgTCAAAACTATTTGGCAAAGGAAACAAAATATACATACACGACGATAAATCTCATCATGGATTAAGAGGTTATATTATAGCAATATTATtaactcaaaatattttttatgattattttcACATCTACATACCATGTATGATACTCACTTTTCAAATACCAAGTAGTTCTGAAATATTCATAAAAAACTTTGAGAATATTAATCtcgaacaaattaaaattatagtaaatttcacaaaactataggtactTTGATCATATgttgttttgtgaaatttagcCTTAAATCTACATTCTTAAATCATGTCTACTTGAGAAAATATGCAACTAAATTttggtgtttttattttttttatgtatgtagatttaaattagcGTCGTATAATTTTGAAGTGATTTTTGAAACCCTAAAttatgatgtgaaattatttaaataattatcaTGATATTAACTACTATTTGTCAACCCCAATGCGTCATGATGTATTTAGGATAACAGACTTTGAAAATATTTAACTAAAGGTATACAACGGGATCAcacattaaatatataatttgaaaatattttaaaatgtgaACATTTATAGAACATTGATTTGATGTTTGATATTAGTATCCTATATCTAGTTCgtagaataatatattttatttttatatggtaTAAATTCTATTTTAGAGATCCTCGATTTTTTTCGATGGTTCTACATACgtatgttcctttttttttgctttatatATACAAGGAAAATTGGTTTTTGTGATGATTAATTTTGACACAAAAAATGTTCTTTTGATCACAAGCAAGCGACTGTGGCAAATTCTGAAGTTGTCACTAGTCGCCACTGATAATCGAGCCACAAATAACATAGTGATGATTTTGTGTTCGccacaaatatttataaatattagtGATGATAAAATTTATCACTGATAATAGTTACATCAGAGACGACATACGCCGCcacaaatatgtttagaataGTGGCGATAGTTTCATCACTTAAGATTTTTATAGTGGCCCCAAAAATTGCCACGTTTAGTAGATAATTATGACTATAAAATTGTCACTGTTGTGATTTAGAAATGTGATTATTTATATGGCCACTACTTCCGTTAGATCTGTGGCAGCGTTACTGTCACTTTTGATGTTTTATGTGGTGAAATTTCTTCTCACCTCTATACCATTTCCGTTCATTAGGACGATTAATAGTGATGTGTTTAACGCCACAAATGAATAGttcatgttaatttttttatcacaaataatctttttttttatgaggCCGCGTAAGATGTGTGACAATTTTTCATCACAAGAACTTAAACCCCCAGGACCACTACTATTTTTCACCGTGACAATTGTATTaatgaaatacaaattttgttTTGCATCAAacaccattaaaaaaataacatctcAGTTAAAACAAATTCAGGAACAATGATATTGAAATATTTATTCAGAAGTCTTACAACCAAACAAATGTTGCACTCAACAAGAAGCTCAAAATTTCTCATGAAATGCTGACATAAACATCATGATGAGAACTAAAGCAACCAGTAGAAACTTAAATGGGACTAATACTAAATTATTTGGTGAAATAGACTTAGGTTGTCTTCAGCTTGATTAAATAGACTTCTGGAGATCAACATCATGCATTCTAATGGTCCTGTAAATATgagcaaatatatttttagcttTCAGTACTTAAAAAGCCAtttcaagaaaaacaaaacattagtcatATTTTATTGTTTCTTACATCTGATGGAGATCGTGAGGATGAAACATCATTGGAAGAAGCGAAGCGTGAGAAATATATGGCCATTTGCTCATCAAGTTTTTGTTGTACCATTCTTTCAACATCTGTAGCTTGTCCCTCTACTGTCCTTCTCTGGGAGTTCAACTCATCACGTTGAGATTGTTGCTCTACTTGCAACTGGGCATTTGTATCATCCAATTTGCGGACTTGGTCTTCCATAGCTACTGCTCGCTGTTCAGCAGCATCAGCACGCTCCTGGGCAGCAGCTGCATGCTTTTCAGCAGCCACAACTTGTGCAAGTAACCTTATCCTTTCTTCAGCCACTCCATTAATTGCACGTAAGCCCATACCACGTGAATGGTTCGCTTTTCTCCCAAGGACCAAGGCAAAATGCTCTACTAGTGGTACTGCTGCAGAACATATCTTTTCTTGTTGTGATTGAGCAACTTCATTTAGTTCAGACTGTTGACACagattataaaaagaaaatgtataAGCATAAACAAACTAACATCTCATACAAGGTTTCAAGGTACAACAATTATGATTTTTAATCACTTActattctagttttttttgcAAGTATTAGATCGAACAGAgcctaatataaaataaatgatatcaCTTACTGATTATTTAGTAACAACACAGTTCAGTAGTTCACCTAGCCCATTTAGTATGTACTTCTTGTGAGGTGGACTTGTTAAGTAGAAATTTTAGAGTAATAGAATCATTTGTAATGTGAAAACAACAGTAAGCAAAAAAA contains these protein-coding regions:
- the LOC127772494 gene encoding uncharacterized protein LOC127772494, whose amino-acid sequence is MGSKVGTKSIAQIAHELRNKETGEWPTAMQVWKATYQKADGTWSVPNGERVLSELNEVAQSQQEKICSAAVPLVEHFALVLGRKANHSRGMGLRAINGVAEERIRLLAQVVAAEKHAAAAQERADAAEQRAVAMEDQVRKLDDTNAQLQVEQQSQRDELNSQRRTVEGQATDVERMVQQKLDEQMAIYFSRFASSNDVSSSRSPSDDH